One stretch of Nitrospirota bacterium DNA includes these proteins:
- a CDS encoding glycosyltransferase family 2 protein, producing the protein MTSREPAPFHLDEIRQACFAQLRGAISNDAEWRKHLDWAFDRLAREAENGPFTPAERVYLDALAVAGIQKNDIPSVRRILGGVLRRDPDDFFFLYLDLKLSNLLGLDSPSLSRVENLLAVAQTSLDVPGFEFLPPRGECSPALSIAVSTWNRRDSLAILVESVRRNTISPYELIVYDNRSSDGTQEYLRATRNDLPELGVVFSQGHRSTIRAYKLLFQLAQADLMGALADDVEVLPGWDTALLEASGRTGGVGEVTPLALATDGTIRYTASCIPYMSRRHDWMNLHGRVPNRRGVRPTEAGLPPEAIEVEGGAYPFVRRSVFMRTSMVDERFLHVWDNDLALEIRSQGLSNKLCPAGRILDHARPSDQVLARGESEHGLSERLYLDPTRAMELIRGGSTPALRYFHDDLLHQCKWRAWRIEPCNV; encoded by the coding sequence GTGACCTCGCGCGAACCGGCGCCCTTCCATCTCGACGAAATCCGGCAGGCGTGCTTCGCCCAGTTGCGGGGTGCGATCTCAAATGATGCCGAATGGCGCAAGCACCTGGACTGGGCGTTCGACCGCCTCGCGCGCGAGGCCGAAAACGGTCCGTTCACGCCTGCCGAACGCGTGTATCTGGACGCCTTGGCCGTGGCCGGGATTCAGAAAAATGACATCCCGTCGGTTCGTCGAATTCTCGGCGGGGTTTTGCGGCGGGATCCCGATGACTTTTTCTTTCTCTATCTGGATCTAAAACTGAGCAATCTCCTCGGCCTGGATTCGCCCTCCCTGAGCCGGGTGGAGAATCTTCTGGCCGTTGCGCAAACATCCCTCGATGTGCCTGGCTTCGAGTTCCTGCCGCCGAGAGGGGAGTGTTCGCCCGCGCTGTCGATCGCCGTCTCGACTTGGAATCGGCGTGACTCGCTTGCGATCCTCGTCGAAAGTGTCCGCAGGAATACGATCTCGCCGTATGAGCTGATCGTGTATGACAACCGGAGTTCGGACGGAACTCAGGAATACCTCCGTGCGACTCGGAATGATCTTCCTGAATTGGGTGTGGTCTTCTCACAGGGCCACCGCTCCACGATTCGGGCCTACAAGCTTCTCTTCCAACTTGCGCAAGCGGACCTGATGGGCGCGCTCGCCGATGATGTGGAGGTGCTTCCCGGATGGGATACCGCGCTGTTGGAAGCGAGCGGTCGGACCGGAGGGGTAGGGGAAGTCACGCCGCTGGCCCTGGCGACGGACGGGACGATCCGGTACACCGCATCCTGCATTCCCTACATGAGCCGGAGACATGATTGGATGAACCTGCATGGCCGCGTCCCGAATCGCAGAGGGGTCCGCCCCACCGAGGCGGGGTTGCCCCCGGAAGCCATCGAAGTGGAGGGCGGGGCCTATCCGTTCGTGCGACGCAGTGTATTCATGAGAACTTCCATGGTGGACGAGCGTTTCCTCCATGTGTGGGACAACGACCTCGCGCTCGAGATTCGATCGCAGGGGCTGAGCAACAAGCTGTGCCCGGCCGGCCGGATCCTCGATCATGCGCGCCCTTCCGATCAAGTACTGGCGCGAGGGGAAAGTGAGCACGGATTGTCGGAACGGTTGTACTTGGATCCCACCCGAGCGATGGAACTCATCCGTGGCGGTTCCACGCCGGCTCTCCGGTACTTTCACGACGACCTCCTCCACCAGTGCAAGTGGCGCGCCTGGCGAATCGAGCCGTGCAACGTGTAG
- the bioF gene encoding 8-amino-7-oxononanoate synthase produces MDPIPPPLAVPAVKRRVRPEKDWEAKLAGLRRAGLWRSMREIQSSQGPEVNLNGRKVVMLCSNNYLGLAGHPALRSAAIRAVERYGVGSSGARLISGAMSPHKQLEERLAAFKRAPAALVYNSGYHANLGLLQALTGPDDVVFSDELNHASIIDGCRLSRARIMVYRHGDMDHLESLLRRVRTKKKLVVTDTVFGMDGDLAHLPELVHLSEHHGARLMVDEAHATGVFGPRGGGLAEEFGLQHRIPIQMGTLGKALGCFGAYVAGSRALIDLLINTSRSFIFTTALPPAVCAAAIAAIDLVEKGTALRERLWSRVRQYTRGLTALGVDAQPQSPILPIVLGENARVMRTCESLLGRGVFAQGIRYPTVPKGTARLRTSLMATHTRDHIRTVLTALKAVLNQA; encoded by the coding sequence ATGGACCCCATACCCCCTCCTCTCGCCGTCCCCGCAGTGAAACGGAGGGTGAGGCCGGAAAAAGACTGGGAGGCGAAGCTTGCGGGACTGAGACGAGCGGGACTCTGGCGTTCCATGCGGGAGATTCAGTCGTCCCAAGGACCCGAGGTGAATCTGAACGGTCGAAAGGTCGTCATGCTCTGCAGCAACAACTATCTCGGCCTAGCCGGGCACCCCGCTTTGAGGTCCGCGGCCATCCGGGCGGTGGAACGGTATGGAGTGGGATCGAGCGGCGCGCGGCTGATCTCCGGCGCCATGTCGCCCCACAAGCAACTGGAGGAACGCCTGGCCGCGTTCAAACGGGCGCCCGCTGCACTCGTGTACAACTCGGGGTACCACGCCAATCTCGGATTGCTTCAAGCGCTGACGGGGCCGGACGACGTCGTATTTTCAGACGAGCTCAATCACGCCTCGATCATCGATGGCTGCCGCCTTTCACGCGCAAGGATTATGGTCTATCGACATGGGGACATGGACCATCTGGAATCTCTGCTGAGACGCGTTCGGACAAAGAAGAAGCTCGTGGTGACCGACACGGTCTTTGGCATGGATGGAGATCTGGCACACCTGCCTGAGTTGGTCCACCTCTCGGAGCACCATGGCGCCCGGCTGATGGTTGATGAAGCGCACGCCACGGGAGTGTTCGGTCCCCGGGGGGGGGGGCTCGCGGAGGAGTTCGGACTCCAGCATCGCATCCCGATTCAGATGGGAACGCTGGGCAAAGCCCTGGGATGTTTCGGCGCCTACGTGGCCGGTTCGCGTGCGCTGATCGACCTGCTGATTAATACGTCACGCAGCTTCATCTTTACCACCGCGCTGCCCCCGGCCGTATGCGCCGCCGCCATCGCGGCTATCGATCTCGTGGAAAAAGGAACCGCGCTCAGGGAACGACTGTGGAGTCGAGTTCGTCAGTATACCCGGGGTCTCACCGCCCTCGGAGTCGACGCGCAACCGCAGAGCCCCATTTTGCCGATCGTTCTCGGAGAAAACGCCCGGGTCATGCGTACGTGCGAGTCGCTCCTCGGGCGCGGGGTATTTGCCCAAGGCATACGCTACCCGACCGTTCCCAAGGGCACCGCCCGACTCCGCACCTCCTTGATGGCGACGCATACTCGGGACCACATCCGAACCGTCCTGACCGCCCTGAAAGCCGTTCTGAATCAGGCTTAA
- a CDS encoding histidine phosphatase family protein has protein sequence MSTLTLVRHGQASWLDENYDRLSDVGEEQSRRLGLFWHERSMRFDRVFVGPRKRHLKTAELASAPSLQNGSPWPKAEVLPGLDEYDWETLTRQALPELVGRYDNVRSLVDDFQKSNGREEASKKFQLVFQEIMKLWVGGSFNWPGVERWDAFIERVRSSLDTMRKAASKGQKLVAFTSGGPISIALHCALGTDEKTTLSLAWVIRNSALTEFLFSGEHFTLSTFNALPHLDSSLWTYR, from the coding sequence ATGAGCACACTCACTTTGGTACGACATGGTCAGGCCTCGTGGTTGGACGAGAACTATGACCGCCTCTCCGATGTGGGCGAAGAACAGTCGCGCCGTCTCGGCCTTTTCTGGCATGAGCGTAGCATGCGCTTCGATCGCGTGTTCGTGGGACCGAGGAAGAGACATCTGAAAACGGCCGAGTTGGCCTCGGCTCCCTCGCTCCAAAATGGCTCTCCGTGGCCGAAGGCCGAAGTCCTTCCGGGTTTGGATGAATACGATTGGGAAACACTCACTCGACAGGCCCTTCCCGAACTGGTTGGCCGGTACGACAATGTCAGGAGTCTCGTCGACGACTTCCAGAAATCGAACGGGCGGGAGGAGGCATCGAAAAAGTTCCAGCTTGTCTTCCAGGAAATCATGAAGCTTTGGGTGGGGGGGTCCTTCAACTGGCCGGGCGTGGAGCGATGGGATGCGTTTATCGAGCGGGTTCGATCGTCTCTGGACACCATGCGGAAAGCGGCGTCGAAGGGCCAGAAACTGGTCGCGTTTACCTCGGGTGGGCCGATTTCCATCGCCCTGCATTGCGCGCTGGGTACGGACGAGAAGACAACCTTGAGCCTGGCGTGGGTGATCCGGAATTCCGCACTGACGGAGTTCCTGTTCTCAGGCGAGCACTTTACGCTCAGCACCTTCAATGCCCTGCCGCACTTGGACTCGTCCCTCTGGACCTATCGATAG
- a CDS encoding bifunctional riboflavin kinase/FAD synthetase, with translation MKSIRASILAARSRKVGTVATIGNFDGVHLGHQEIFRRVRETARRAGLQSVIVTLHPHPGKVLGKAADFRLLTPLPEKIRQIRSSGVDHLFVLRFSHSTARLAPRDFVRRYVVKGLGARVLIVGYDFFFGRDREGDSALLEKLAREWGFQFQVVAPIRRHGVLIKSTLIREKINAGEVAEARKLLGRPYVLIGVVRKGRGLGSRIGFPTANLDVGDAVIPAKGIYSVWVEMDRGKYPPERLPAVMSIGTNPTVGGKTLSLEVHIPGWKKPLYGRTLRVELLERIRSEKKFDSVDALKRQIAKDIHSAPHHHLVSYRRPWTWALREAKQDPRAKRAAQTFHRLGRDRKD, from the coding sequence TTGAAATCGATTCGAGCTTCAATCCTGGCTGCACGGAGCAGGAAGGTCGGGACCGTTGCCACGATCGGGAATTTTGACGGTGTGCACTTGGGACATCAGGAGATTTTCCGGCGCGTCCGCGAGACGGCCCGACGGGCCGGTCTCCAATCGGTGATCGTGACGCTCCACCCGCATCCCGGAAAGGTCCTCGGCAAGGCGGCGGATTTCAGGCTGTTGACCCCTCTCCCGGAAAAAATTCGCCAGATCCGGTCTTCGGGAGTGGACCACCTGTTTGTTCTTCGATTCAGCCACAGTACGGCGCGTCTCGCTCCGAGGGATTTTGTGCGGCGCTATGTGGTGAAGGGGCTGGGCGCGCGGGTGTTGATCGTGGGCTATGACTTCTTCTTCGGGAGAGATAGGGAGGGTGATTCTGCCCTGTTGGAGAAACTGGCCCGGGAATGGGGATTTCAGTTTCAGGTCGTGGCGCCGATCCGCCGGCACGGGGTCCTCATCAAGAGCACACTGATTCGGGAGAAGATCAATGCGGGCGAAGTGGCGGAAGCCCGGAAACTCCTGGGGCGTCCCTACGTGTTGATCGGAGTTGTCCGCAAGGGGCGAGGGCTCGGTTCCAGGATCGGTTTCCCCACGGCGAACCTGGATGTGGGTGACGCGGTGATCCCGGCCAAGGGCATCTACTCGGTTTGGGTGGAGATGGACAGGGGTAAATATCCCCCCGAGCGGCTACCGGCCGTCATGAGCATTGGCACCAATCCCACGGTGGGAGGGAAGACGCTCAGCCTGGAGGTACACATCCCAGGATGGAAGAAACCGCTCTACGGGCGGACCTTGCGCGTCGAGCTCCTGGAGCGAATTCGGTCAGAGAAGAAATTTGATTCCGTGGATGCGTTGAAGCGGCAGATCGCCAAAGACATCCACTCCGCGCCGCATCATCATCTGGTTTCATATCGCCGTCCTTGGACGTGGGCCTTGCGCGAAGCCAAGCAAGACCCACGAGCGAAAAGGGCGGCGCAAACATTCCATCGCTTGGGGCGTGATAGAAAAGATTGA
- a CDS encoding HU family DNA-binding protein: MKRAELLAAIARDAGISKAEADKALRSFTFHVTRAMKRGGRVSLVGFGVFTVVDRKARTVRNPQTGKEIKVPASRQPKFRPGLHFKRAVR, from the coding sequence GTGAAACGAGCGGAGCTTCTTGCAGCGATTGCGCGGGACGCCGGCATCTCCAAAGCGGAGGCCGACAAAGCCCTCCGTTCGTTCACGTTTCACGTGACCCGCGCGATGAAGCGGGGAGGGCGTGTCTCGCTCGTGGGATTCGGCGTGTTCACCGTGGTGGATCGAAAAGCCCGGACGGTGCGAAACCCCCAGACGGGCAAGGAGATCAAGGTTCCCGCGTCGCGCCAGCCCAAGTTCCGACCGGGTCTTCATTTCAAGCGGGCCGTTCGGTAG
- a CDS encoding branched-chain amino acid transaminase gives MQKTDKIWLDGKMTAWDQAKVHVLTHTLHYGWGAFEGIRAYKCSDGRSAVFRLRDHVDRLFESCLILGIKIPFNKEEVSAACAQVLLENKLKEGYIRPIVFVGDGEMGLLIKNPPIRLAVACWPWGTYLGEDGLKNGIRAKVSSFTRHHINASMTKAKAPGYYVNSILAKKEVVDAGYDEAIMLDAEGYVSECSGENLFMVRKGAIKTPPLTAILGGITRDTIMEFASDLSMKVSEQVFTRDELYTAEEVFITGTAAEITPIREIDNRKIGTGRPGKTTKSLQERFFQVVRGEDADYHHWLTFI, from the coding sequence ATGCAGAAGACCGACAAGATCTGGCTCGACGGGAAAATGACGGCGTGGGATCAGGCCAAGGTCCACGTGCTGACGCATACGCTGCATTACGGATGGGGCGCGTTTGAGGGTATCCGCGCCTACAAGTGTAGTGACGGCCGGAGCGCCGTCTTTCGGTTGCGGGACCACGTTGACCGCTTGTTTGAGTCGTGCCTCATCCTGGGGATCAAGATTCCTTTCAACAAGGAAGAAGTGTCGGCGGCGTGCGCTCAGGTCCTCCTGGAGAATAAATTGAAGGAAGGCTACATCCGTCCGATCGTGTTTGTGGGGGACGGCGAAATGGGACTTCTCATCAAGAACCCGCCGATCCGGCTTGCGGTTGCGTGCTGGCCGTGGGGGACTTATTTGGGCGAGGATGGACTGAAGAACGGCATCCGGGCGAAGGTTTCGTCGTTCACGCGCCATCACATCAACGCGAGCATGACGAAGGCGAAAGCGCCCGGCTATTACGTGAATTCCATTCTGGCCAAGAAGGAAGTGGTGGACGCGGGGTACGACGAAGCCATCATGTTGGACGCGGAAGGGTACGTTTCCGAGTGTAGCGGAGAAAACCTCTTCATGGTGAGGAAGGGTGCGATCAAAACGCCGCCCCTCACGGCCATCCTTGGCGGGATCACGCGCGACACGATCATGGAGTTCGCCTCGGATCTCAGCATGAAGGTTTCCGAACAGGTCTTCACGCGGGATGAACTGTACACGGCGGAAGAGGTCTTCATCACCGGCACGGCGGCGGAGATCACGCCCATCCGGGAGATCGACAATCGCAAGATCGGGACCGGACGGCCGGGGAAGACTACGAAATCGCTCCAAGAACGCTTTTTCCAGGTCGTTCGGGGTGAGGATGCGGACTATCATCACTGGCTGACGTTCATCTGA
- the aroE gene encoding shikimate dehydrogenase, producing the protein MERRSNPCVAWLIGDPVSHSLSPLLHNAAFKKVGLPHVYVPLRLPHRLLRPFFGLAPHARTLGMNVTVPHKEAVLRFIDHLSPEAKVCGAVNCIRVRGRRLEGFNTDGSGFLAAIKKEFGFDARGKRVVILGAGGAAKGVAHALAPCGLRSIIILNRTVSRARSLAVNVRTVTRKTIVESAALDRTSMEHAAEGADLIVQTTSVGLDGRSAIRFPFQDSPRQARVADIVYRPLETPFLKAAKKAGRRTLGGWAMFLYQAAESFQIWTGQPAPIPLMRRLLLSSLRPD; encoded by the coding sequence GTGGAAAGACGATCGAATCCCTGCGTCGCTTGGCTGATTGGGGACCCGGTCTCCCATTCGCTCTCGCCCCTCCTCCACAATGCAGCCTTCAAGAAAGTGGGGCTGCCCCATGTGTATGTTCCCCTGCGGCTTCCTCATCGTTTGCTCCGGCCGTTTTTCGGGCTTGCTCCGCACGCTCGTACCTTGGGGATGAACGTAACCGTGCCTCACAAAGAGGCGGTTCTGCGATTCATCGATCACCTTTCACCTGAAGCAAAAGTGTGCGGGGCTGTAAATTGCATCCGCGTTCGCGGCCGCCGACTGGAGGGATTCAACACGGATGGTTCGGGATTCCTGGCGGCGATCAAGAAGGAATTCGGCTTCGACGCGCGTGGGAAAAGAGTGGTGATTCTCGGTGCGGGAGGCGCCGCGAAGGGAGTGGCGCACGCACTGGCGCCGTGCGGGTTACGCTCGATCATCATCCTGAATCGCACGGTCTCGAGGGCCCGGAGCCTGGCCGTTAATGTGAGGACGGTGACGCGCAAGACCATCGTGGAAAGCGCTGCGCTGGATCGAACTTCCATGGAACACGCCGCCGAGGGGGCCGATCTGATCGTTCAAACCACATCCGTCGGATTGGACGGACGGAGCGCCATTCGATTTCCATTCCAGGATTCTCCCCGCCAGGCGCGGGTTGCTGACATCGTCTACCGCCCGCTCGAGACGCCTTTCTTGAAGGCGGCGAAGAAGGCCGGTCGGAGAACGCTGGGAGGGTGGGCGATGTTTCTCTACCAGGCGGCGGAGTCGTTTCAGATCTGGACGGGGCAACCTGCGCCAATCCCGCTCATGCGGCGCCTCCTTCTGTCGAGCCTTCGCCCCGATTGA
- a CDS encoding acyl-CoA dehydrogenase family protein, translating to MDFAVSEKMRTVIAMIREFMKKEVYPLERDFATKSFKVMVPVLAGKRERVKQTGLWCPQVPQEFGGAGFSLLEHAQISEELGRSPLGHYLFNCQAPDSGNMEILMQYGTPEQKQKYLTPLLKGEIRSCFSMTEPELPGSNPTWMETKAVKDGTDYVINGQKWFTTAADGAAFAVVMAVTNPEAEPHMQASQIIVPTGTPGFNLVRNISVMGHKGDDYASHAEIIYQNCRVPQANRLGEEGTGFLIAQERLGPGRIHHCMRWIGICERSFELMCHRAATRPMSPGKMLGSKQIVQEWIAECRAEIQAARLMVLHAAWRIENEGLYEAREEVSLIKFYVAAVMGKVIDRAIQVHGALGVTDDTPLAFFYRNERASRIYDGADEVHKVVVARRLLKQHGVNI from the coding sequence ATGGATTTCGCAGTCTCAGAAAAAATGCGCACCGTCATCGCGATGATTCGCGAGTTCATGAAGAAGGAGGTGTATCCGCTGGAAAGGGATTTCGCCACAAAAAGCTTCAAGGTGATGGTCCCCGTTCTTGCCGGGAAACGGGAGCGAGTCAAGCAGACGGGTTTATGGTGTCCTCAGGTGCCCCAGGAGTTCGGCGGAGCGGGATTTTCGCTTCTGGAGCACGCGCAGATCAGCGAGGAACTGGGCCGGAGCCCATTGGGCCATTACCTCTTCAATTGCCAGGCGCCCGACTCCGGCAACATGGAGATCCTGATGCAGTATGGCACCCCGGAGCAGAAACAGAAGTACCTAACTCCGCTCCTCAAAGGAGAAATCCGGAGCTGTTTCTCGATGACCGAGCCCGAGCTGCCCGGCTCGAATCCCACCTGGATGGAGACGAAGGCCGTGAAGGACGGCACCGACTATGTGATCAACGGACAGAAGTGGTTCACCACGGCGGCCGACGGCGCCGCGTTTGCGGTGGTCATGGCCGTCACGAATCCCGAGGCCGAACCCCACATGCAGGCAAGTCAGATCATCGTTCCCACGGGCACACCGGGCTTCAACCTTGTCCGGAATATCTCCGTCATGGGTCATAAGGGCGACGACTACGCGAGCCACGCCGAAATCATCTACCAGAACTGCCGCGTTCCCCAAGCCAACCGGCTGGGGGAGGAGGGTACCGGATTCCTCATTGCGCAGGAGAGGCTTGGACCGGGTCGGATTCACCATTGCATGCGGTGGATCGGAATTTGTGAGAGGTCATTCGAATTGATGTGCCATCGCGCGGCCACGCGTCCGATGTCACCTGGAAAGATGCTCGGCTCCAAGCAGATCGTTCAGGAGTGGATAGCGGAATGCCGCGCGGAAATTCAGGCGGCCCGGCTGATGGTCCTGCATGCGGCGTGGAGAATCGAGAACGAAGGGCTGTACGAGGCGAGGGAAGAAGTCTCCCTGATCAAGTTCTATGTGGCGGCCGTGATGGGAAAAGTCATCGACCGCGCCATCCAGGTCCATGGCGCACTCGGTGTAACGGATGATACGCCGCTGGCTTTCTTTTATCGGAATGAACGGGCCTCGCGCATCTACGACGGGGCCGACGAGGTGCACAAGGTGGTTGTGGCGCGGCGCCTGCTCAAACAGCACGGGGTGAACATCTGA
- a CDS encoding phosphotransferase has translation MVDGARPPRPGEELDPAALGQLLARELGEPEGALAIEQFPSGHSNLTYLVRAGGHEWILRRPPFGSKVKTAHDMGREYRILSKLHAVYPPAPRPILYCEDVSVLGAPFYLMERIKGVILRRQIPEGVSLTPETLRKMGESLIDNLAVLHQIDFKAAGLGDLGKPEGYVERQVTGWTRRYADSQTDSIPEIDASAKWLEANRPPESGAGIIHNDYKYDNVVLDPADLTRIIGVLDWEMSTVGDPWMDLGTTLGYWVQEDDGFELQALGFGPTHLPGNPTRKELAARYAEKTGRAVTHLSFYYAFALFKTAVVLQQIYYRYRKGLTKDERFSIFIEGVRVLAQAAARAAETGKV, from the coding sequence GTGGTAGACGGTGCCCGGCCCCCGCGACCGGGCGAGGAACTCGACCCGGCTGCTCTGGGTCAACTTCTTGCGCGCGAATTGGGAGAACCCGAGGGCGCTTTGGCCATTGAGCAGTTTCCCAGCGGGCATTCCAACTTGACCTACCTGGTGCGAGCGGGTGGGCACGAATGGATCCTTCGGCGCCCTCCCTTCGGGAGCAAGGTCAAGACGGCGCACGACATGGGACGGGAGTATCGGATTCTCTCGAAGCTCCACGCCGTCTATCCTCCCGCTCCTCGGCCGATCCTCTACTGCGAAGACGTCTCGGTGTTGGGGGCGCCGTTCTATCTGATGGAGCGGATCAAAGGGGTCATCCTGCGCCGCCAGATTCCTGAGGGCGTGTCCCTCACACCGGAAACCCTTCGCAAAATGGGCGAGTCGCTTATCGACAATCTCGCCGTGCTGCACCAGATCGATTTCAAGGCCGCGGGATTGGGAGATCTTGGCAAGCCGGAGGGTTATGTGGAGCGTCAAGTGACGGGGTGGACGCGACGCTACGCGGACTCCCAGACCGACTCGATTCCCGAAATCGACGCATCGGCAAAGTGGCTCGAGGCGAATCGGCCGCCGGAGAGCGGCGCGGGCATCATTCACAATGACTACAAGTACGACAACGTGGTCCTTGACCCGGCGGATTTGACCCGGATCATCGGAGTCCTCGACTGGGAGATGTCCACCGTGGGGGACCCGTGGATGGACCTGGGCACCACGCTGGGATACTGGGTGCAGGAGGACGATGGATTTGAGCTTCAAGCCCTCGGGTTCGGGCCTACCCATCTGCCGGGAAACCCAACCCGCAAGGAGTTGGCGGCGCGATACGCGGAAAAGACGGGGCGAGCGGTCACCCACCTGTCTTTCTACTACGCATTCGCCCTCTTCAAGACGGCGGTGGTTCTCCAGCAAATCTACTATCGCTACAGGAAGGGACTGACGAAGGACGAGCGATTCTCGATTTTCATTGAAGGGGTTCGCGTGCTGGCCCAGGCCGCGGCGCGGGCGGCCGAAACGGGGAAGGTGTGA
- a CDS encoding DnaJ domain-containing protein produces the protein MSTSRESGQVKDVRVPRLLYQLHRHQKTGVLLLKRKDLRKAVFFRKGSILETRSNALRDCLGQMLVQAGKLSQEALGDSLRIMEGTSIRQGELFVKMGFLKAAELEEWLGRQQMERIWNAFEWTSGEFEFDADGGGHLSGHPQPVLSVIYSGISQRLGMDFLRKEFNLVRGNFYMRQESMDMVSSEVQISPPERDFYFKVPAEGTVESLLVDPRLEELPKYRFLYFCVQTGLIETAADKTALRTGATSRRIGAFGARDQLKRLLGEYNDKTFYEVLGVSPQAGREAVKEAYFAMAGQYHPDRFTGQGDDTRKMAEQVFSHINTAYSTLSDDATRQAYDATVMNAPKGGQEGTDMQSIVNAEIHYSKGMNLLKRKEYGPAVKAFQQAVELNPKEADYLAHLGWALFKDGSSPGGKEKAKDFLRKAIDLNPKMDRPYVFLGSIYKAEGQMEKAEQQFEAAVRCNPDNLDAMREIRMSTVRKGKEQTIWKKMFKK, from the coding sequence ATGTCAACTTCGCGAGAATCCGGCCAGGTCAAGGATGTCCGAGTGCCGCGGCTCCTTTATCAACTCCATCGGCACCAGAAGACCGGCGTCCTGCTCCTAAAGCGGAAAGATCTCCGCAAGGCCGTATTTTTCCGCAAGGGCAGTATCCTCGAGACGAGGTCGAACGCCCTCCGGGACTGCCTCGGCCAGATGTTGGTGCAGGCGGGGAAACTGTCCCAGGAAGCGCTCGGCGATTCCCTCCGCATCATGGAGGGCACCTCCATCCGCCAGGGTGAGTTGTTTGTGAAGATGGGCTTCCTCAAGGCTGCCGAGCTCGAAGAATGGCTGGGGCGCCAACAAATGGAACGAATCTGGAATGCCTTTGAGTGGACTTCCGGAGAATTTGAGTTTGACGCCGACGGCGGCGGCCACCTGTCCGGACACCCGCAGCCGGTGCTTTCGGTGATCTACTCGGGGATCTCGCAGCGCCTGGGCATGGATTTTCTGCGGAAAGAATTCAATCTGGTTCGTGGAAACTTCTACATGCGCCAGGAATCGATGGACATGGTCTCCTCCGAAGTTCAGATCTCACCGCCGGAGCGGGATTTCTACTTCAAAGTGCCCGCCGAGGGGACGGTGGAGAGTTTGCTGGTCGATCCCCGGCTGGAAGAGCTCCCGAAATATCGATTCCTGTATTTCTGCGTCCAAACGGGGCTCATCGAGACGGCGGCGGATAAGACGGCGTTGCGCACGGGCGCCACCTCAAGAAGGATCGGCGCCTTCGGGGCGCGAGACCAGCTCAAGCGGCTGCTGGGTGAATACAACGACAAGACGTTTTATGAAGTTCTGGGTGTCTCCCCCCAGGCGGGTCGGGAGGCCGTGAAGGAAGCCTATTTTGCGATGGCGGGCCAGTACCATCCCGACCGTTTCACCGGCCAGGGCGATGACACGCGAAAAATGGCCGAACAGGTCTTCTCGCACATCAACACGGCGTACTCGACGCTCTCGGACGATGCCACACGGCAAGCCTATGATGCCACCGTGATGAACGCGCCCAAAGGCGGGCAGGAAGGCACGGACATGCAGAGTATCGTCAATGCCGAAATTCACTACAGCAAGGGAATGAACCTTCTCAAACGCAAGGAATACGGCCCCGCCGTGAAAGCATTCCAGCAGGCGGTGGAGCTTAATCCCAAGGAGGCGGACTATCTCGCCCATCTCGGCTGGGCCTTGTTCAAAGATGGCTCATCGCCCGGTGGAAAGGAAAAGGCAAAGGATTTTCTGCGCAAGGCCATCGACTTGAACCCGAAGATGGATCGACCGTATGTCTTTCTCGGGAGCATTTACAAGGCCGAAGGGCAGATGGAGAAAGCCGAGCAGCAGTTCGAGGCGGCCGTCCGGTGCAATCCGGACAACTTGGACGCCATGCGTGAAATTCGAATGAGCACCGTGCGAAAGGGAAAAGAGCAGACCATTTGGAAGAAGATGTTCAAGAAATGA